One genomic region from Haloarcula taiwanensis encodes:
- a CDS encoding transcriptional regulator: MVIAYVMVKAHTGDADRLKDDIEAVDGVVEAHIVAGDVDFIAKVNVETPAEVKDVAATHIQEIQGVETTQTYIAMD, from the coding sequence ATGGTCATTGCATACGTTATGGTCAAAGCCCACACCGGTGACGCGGACCGCCTGAAGGATGATATCGAAGCCGTCGACGGTGTTGTCGAGGCACACATCGTTGCCGGTGACGTCGACTTTATAGCGAAAGTGAACGTGGAGACGCCCGCTGAAGTCAAGGATGTCGCAGCGACGCACATCCAAGAAATTCAGGGCGTCGAAACGACACAGACGTATATCGCGATGGATTGA
- a CDS encoding peptide ABC transporter ATP-binding protein, which produces MSESVVETASHQTGETLLDVQDLKTYYEGGGLLGGDPVKAVDGVNFEISRGETFGLVGESGCGKTTLGRTLIQLETATSGTVSFDGTDITELSGDDLKEWRRNAQMVFQDPESSLNDRMTVGEIIREPLDVHEQGTARERREKVRTLLDQVGLMPEHYYRYPHQFSGGQRQRIGIARALALEPEFVVLDEPVSALDVSVQAQILNLLEDLQEEFGLTYLFIAHDLSVVRHICDRVGVMYLGNLMEVGPTEQLFQRPENPYTRALLSAIPEPDPTVQADRITLPGSPPSPRDPPEGCPFATRCPVRIRPEDIDASDAVWDRIREFRDVIRERSRAEQSLGERLKERLGFDTALADGEEIVEEEFSDVDLPPDVREHVEQAATYLSDGDPDAARAYLKEVFGGRCDTETPQYYDVDDRRMSFCHRHAQEHVSPGDELRQRGYDTHDG; this is translated from the coding sequence ATGAGTGAATCTGTCGTCGAGACCGCGTCCCACCAGACCGGCGAGACATTGCTCGATGTGCAGGATCTGAAGACGTACTACGAAGGCGGTGGACTGCTCGGCGGGGACCCAGTGAAAGCCGTCGACGGCGTGAACTTCGAGATCTCGCGCGGCGAGACGTTCGGGCTGGTCGGTGAATCCGGCTGTGGCAAGACAACCCTCGGTCGGACACTCATCCAACTGGAAACGGCTACCTCCGGGACAGTCTCCTTCGATGGAACGGATATAACCGAACTCAGCGGCGACGACCTCAAGGAGTGGCGCCGCAACGCCCAGATGGTGTTTCAGGACCCCGAATCGAGCCTCAACGACCGGATGACTGTCGGTGAGATTATCCGCGAACCGCTGGACGTCCACGAGCAGGGCACGGCTCGCGAGCGTCGGGAGAAGGTGCGGACACTGCTCGATCAGGTCGGACTCATGCCGGAACACTACTACCGGTACCCCCACCAGTTCTCCGGCGGCCAGCGACAGCGTATCGGCATCGCACGGGCGCTCGCACTCGAGCCGGAGTTCGTCGTCCTCGACGAACCCGTTTCGGCGCTCGACGTGTCCGTCCAAGCCCAGATACTCAATCTGCTGGAAGACCTGCAAGAAGAGTTCGGCCTCACGTACCTCTTCATCGCGCACGACCTGAGTGTGGTCCGGCACATCTGTGACCGCGTCGGAGTGATGTACCTCGGGAACCTCATGGAGGTCGGGCCGACGGAGCAGTTGTTCCAGCGCCCAGAAAACCCCTACACACGCGCGTTACTGTCGGCGATTCCGGAACCGGACCCGACGGTTCAGGCAGACCGGATTACCCTGCCCGGCTCGCCACCGAGTCCACGGGACCCACCGGAAGGGTGTCCCTTCGCAACGCGGTGCCCCGTCCGGATACGGCCCGAAGACATAGACGCTAGCGATGCGGTGTGGGACCGGATCCGAGAGTTCCGTGATGTCATTCGCGAGCGGTCCCGCGCGGAACAGTCGCTCGGTGAGCGGCTCAAGGAACGGCTCGGGTTCGACACCGCGTTGGCTGACGGCGAGGAAATCGTCGAGGAAGAGTTCAGCGACGTGGACCTCCCGCCGGACGTACGAGAGCACGTCGAACAGGCTGCGACGTATCTCAGTGATGGGGACCCCGATGCTGCACGGGCGTACCTCAAGGAAGTGTTCGGCGGTCGGTGTGACACCGAAACACCGCAGTACTACGATGTCGACGACAGACGGATGAGCTTCTGTCACCGGCACGCACAGGAGCACGTCTCCCCTGGCGACGAACTGCGCCAACGTGGCTACGACACGCACGATGGATAA